In Helianthus annuus cultivar XRQ/B chromosome 3, HanXRQr2.0-SUNRISE, whole genome shotgun sequence, a single window of DNA contains:
- the LOC110930466 gene encoding uncharacterized protein LOC110930466, producing the protein MDLFSQKIERSELKEGDHVYSWRKERLISHHGIFIGEGKIIHFVNPKKKSTGNPYLAPFRGFATSSDGSGKKEKTICPNSFCKLEKVAGSGVRTSCIDCFVKKGSLCRYKYQASREFLLAKTVGGTCTTAESDPPEEVIYRATYLHENGYGKYDLSSNNCEDFALYCKTGLWSTDKEYQGRSSQANMVHSTHKTKKEEAMGEKVYRYATAIPRTFLKRESKDLGLRNDVVKVPVEELSSFCTSVRQK; encoded by the exons ATGGATCTATTTTCCCAGAAAATCGAAAGATCCGAGCTAAAGGAAGGAGACCATGTATATAGTTGGAGGAAAGAAAGATTAATCAGCCATCATG GCATCTTCATCGGGGAAGGCAAAATTATCCATTTTGTGAATCCTAAAAAGAAATCTACGGGCAATCCCTATTTAGCGCCGTTTAGAGGATTCGCAACAAGTAGCGATGGTAGTGGAAAGAAAGAAAAGACCATTTGTCCGAATTCGTTTTGTAAGTTGGAGAAAGTGGCTGGAAGCGGAGTAAGAACGTCTTGCATAGACTGCTTCGTTAAAAAAGGGTCACTATGTCGTTATAAATATCAAGCAAGTCGCGAGTTTCTTCTAGCAAAAACTGTTGGCGGAACATGCACAACCGCGGAATCTGATCCTCCAGAAGAAGTAATATATAGGGCTACTTATCTGCATGAAAATGGGTATGGAAAGTATGATTTGAGTAGTAATAATTGCGAAGATTTTGCACTTTATTGTAAAACTGGTCTATGGAGCACTGATAAAGAGTATCAAGGGAGGAGTAGTCAAGCGAATATGGTTCATTCAACacataaaacaaaaaaagaaGAAGCTATGGGAGAGAAGGTGTATCGATATGCAACGGCTATTCCAAGAACATTTTTGAAAAGAGAGAGTAAAGATTTGGGTCTTCGTAATGATGTTGTGAAGGTTCCCGTAGAGGAGTTATCGTCCTTTTGTACTTCTGTAAGGCAAAAATGA